A window of Corallococcus macrosporus DSM 14697 contains these coding sequences:
- a CDS encoding phage tail tape measure protein has protein sequence MLNNLGLGFVLTARDLASGVFSQVEVNFTRMDRRVGLGTARIEGAFQRLGVAMSLFTAGAVTLGASLSLANTAGQFEQAVAGVGAVSGASAEVLGQLRDAAIKASLATQFTPTESVLGLRELTQAGFTAAEAMKLLLPVLDLAGGSLGELTPQGAAGLASQAMKAFGISTDKAAISVDQMLQAVNVFALSANELPLALGTAARGAQALNQSLPETLIALGLVKNVVPGVERASTAVAVAMERMADPQVQKHLRGLGVAVTDSKGNFLSFLGILDKLSPALERMTAAQRSAFLLKAFGREALGGVNAILTQFSNGIRKDTGEVVRGADALKYLRDQFENAGGTATKFREQMLDTFEGQKTLLSGNLETLAIVLGEPFSQVLKPLVTLVASAVQQVLGVFQALPGPVKRAFAAFALGVGALATLVGSVIAAKVGLALMVVGLKVLGLTLGGLLATVLPAVGAVVLLGVAAAGLAYAFRHNLGGLGDFVRRVQEQVTLAFRGLVQLFEDGGFSGAVREELGRAESAGLKDFLINVYLWAHRIHSFFSGIADGFSAGLEAARPTLDAFQATLGRVGAALGFLSERDDAATAAAKFAAFGEVGATVGRALARVFDFVVMGMTAGAEVAEGLAGQWGYMKAGVDVLLGSLAHLGRVLGGALSGLLGTSSAARDGSSIWVAMGQAIGFAIGNITTVVGVLVSAVSLVVSVVGGVLNAALAAFSGIVDVFWGVVLTLGGALTGNWAEAWTGLRLIVFGTVDAISGVLLELVGAILGVVDAVASLFGANTGLQQALRTARLGLHRDLSVAFGLEDSSGGAATPASVVTTAAPTSPVDWPLESSSMPAVAALQASLPQPEVLSSQPASTPAAPVLVSVQVDGEVLAQATARAERDAASRSFSPMASY, from the coding sequence ATGCTCAACAACCTCGGCTTGGGCTTCGTCCTTACGGCGAGAGACTTGGCCTCGGGAGTCTTCTCCCAGGTGGAGGTCAACTTCACGCGCATGGACAGGCGCGTGGGGTTGGGCACCGCGCGCATTGAGGGTGCCTTCCAGCGGCTCGGCGTCGCCATGTCCCTCTTCACGGCGGGCGCCGTCACCCTGGGCGCGTCGCTGTCCCTGGCCAACACCGCCGGCCAATTCGAGCAGGCCGTGGCGGGCGTGGGCGCCGTCTCTGGCGCCTCGGCCGAAGTGCTTGGGCAACTCCGTGACGCGGCCATCAAGGCAAGCCTCGCCACGCAATTCACCCCCACCGAGTCCGTGCTGGGCCTGCGCGAGCTCACCCAGGCCGGCTTCACAGCCGCGGAGGCCATGAAGCTGCTGCTGCCGGTGTTGGACCTGGCGGGTGGCTCGCTGGGAGAGCTGACGCCCCAGGGCGCAGCGGGCTTGGCCAGCCAAGCAATGAAGGCCTTCGGCATCTCCACCGACAAGGCCGCTATCTCCGTCGACCAGATGCTCCAAGCCGTCAACGTCTTCGCCTTGAGCGCGAACGAACTACCCCTGGCCCTCGGCACCGCCGCGCGTGGTGCGCAGGCCCTCAATCAGTCCCTGCCCGAGACGCTCATCGCGTTGGGGTTGGTCAAGAATGTCGTCCCCGGCGTGGAGCGCGCCTCCACCGCCGTGGCCGTGGCCATGGAGCGCATGGCGGATCCACAAGTGCAGAAGCACCTGCGTGGACTGGGCGTTGCTGTCACCGACTCCAAGGGCAACTTCCTCTCCTTCCTCGGCATCCTCGACAAGCTGTCGCCCGCCCTTGAGCGCATGACGGCGGCGCAGCGCTCCGCGTTCCTGTTGAAGGCGTTCGGCCGCGAAGCGCTCGGTGGCGTGAATGCCATCCTCACGCAGTTCTCCAACGGCATCCGCAAGGACACCGGCGAAGTCGTCCGAGGCGCCGATGCCCTCAAGTACCTGCGCGACCAGTTCGAGAATGCGGGCGGCACGGCCACGAAGTTCCGCGAGCAGATGCTGGATACCTTCGAGGGGCAGAAGACGCTGTTGTCCGGGAACCTGGAAACGCTGGCCATCGTTCTCGGAGAGCCCTTCAGCCAGGTGCTGAAGCCCCTCGTCACCCTCGTCGCCAGCGCGGTGCAGCAGGTGCTGGGTGTCTTCCAGGCATTGCCCGGCCCGGTGAAGCGCGCCTTCGCAGCCTTCGCGCTCGGAGTTGGTGCCCTCGCTACCCTCGTCGGCTCCGTCATCGCCGCCAAGGTGGGCCTGGCGCTGATGGTGGTGGGCCTCAAGGTGCTGGGCCTCACGCTGGGGGGCCTCCTCGCCACGGTGCTTCCGGCCGTGGGCGCTGTCGTCCTCCTGGGCGTCGCCGCAGCCGGCCTCGCCTACGCCTTCCGTCACAACCTCGGTGGCCTGGGCGACTTCGTCCGGCGTGTGCAGGAGCAGGTGACGCTCGCCTTCCGCGGCCTCGTCCAGCTCTTCGAGGACGGAGGCTTCTCCGGCGCGGTGCGGGAGGAGCTGGGCCGCGCGGAGAGCGCCGGCCTGAAGGACTTCCTCATCAACGTCTACCTGTGGGCACACCGCATCCACAGCTTCTTCTCTGGCATCGCCGACGGCTTCTCCGCTGGCCTGGAGGCCGCGCGCCCCACCCTTGACGCCTTCCAGGCGACGCTGGGGCGGGTGGGCGCGGCGCTGGGCTTCCTCTCCGAGAGGGACGACGCGGCCACCGCCGCCGCGAAGTTCGCTGCCTTCGGCGAGGTGGGGGCTACGGTGGGGCGCGCCCTCGCCCGCGTCTTCGACTTCGTCGTCATGGGCATGACGGCCGGTGCCGAAGTGGCCGAAGGGCTGGCGGGGCAGTGGGGCTACATGAAGGCCGGTGTCGACGTCCTCCTGGGCAGCCTCGCGCACCTGGGCCGCGTCCTCGGTGGGGCGCTCTCTGGCCTCCTAGGCACCAGCTCCGCCGCGAGGGACGGCAGCAGCATCTGGGTGGCCATGGGGCAGGCCATCGGGTTTGCCATCGGCAACATCACCACCGTCGTGGGCGTGCTGGTGTCCGCAGTCTCCCTCGTGGTGTCCGTGGTGGGAGGCGTCCTCAACGCAGCCCTGGCGGCCTTCTCCGGCATCGTCGACGTCTTCTGGGGCGTGGTGTTGACGCTGGGCGGGGCACTCACCGGCAACTGGGCCGAGGCGTGGACAGGGCTGCGGCTCATCGTCTTCGGCACGGTCGACGCCATCTCCGGCGTCCTCCTGGAGCTGGTGGGCGCCATCCTCGGTGTCGTGGACGCGGTGGCGAGCCTCTTCGGTGCGAACACCGGCCTCCAGCAGGCGCTGCGCACGGCCCGACTGGGTCTGCATCGGGACTTGTCCGTCGCCTTCGGCCTTGAGGACTCCAGTGGGGGCGCCGCCACACCCGCCTCCGTCGTCACCACGGCCGCGCCCACCTCGCCGGTGGACTGGCCCCTGGAGTCCTCGTCCATGCCGGCGGTGGCGGCCCTCCAGGCCTCGCTGCCCCAGCCCGAGGTGCTCTCCTCGCAGCCAGCCTCGACTCCCGCCGCGCCCGTCCTCGTGAGTGTCCAGGTGGACGGCGAGGTGCTTGCCCAGGCCACGGCGCGCGCCGAGAGGGACGCCGCCTCCCGCAGCTTCTCCCCCATGGCGTCTTACTGA
- the tnpC gene encoding IS66 family transposase gives MASGYKAAVSTHESPISAQARIAELEALLSAERQRAAQLERERDVLKASHERLRLELELLKRRLFMAKAERVDTQQLELEFAQKLRALEEVAGTLGMASAEASGGAGAKQKSKPKGRRDLKSLPLEERRVEIADPLFDELVAQGKAEKIGFEESCKLAWQRGGMRRLVIARVKYRTVGADGEATLASAMAPKEVFFRCLAAPSLLAHLATEKYCDGLPLFRMEKRLARDGVAVDRGTMARWLEDMGATLGTTVVAAMREEALATAFCIATDATGVAVQPAPAEGQRQACRRGHYFVQVVDRDAVFFEYTPKETSAAVLELFKGFKGYVQADAKSVYNALFRPAEDAPADGEEGVCQEVACWAHCRRGFWEAAMAKDVVAREGLARISRLFQLEDTWRDKPPEEIHRLRHAHLRAHVDAFFVWAQEEYEKVREQRGLLRRALGYALRQREALRCFLDDGRLLLENNRSERELRRIAVGRKAWLFVGSDDHAERAGHLFTLIATARLHGLEPEAYLRDVLRVLAYWPRERYLELAPKYWAATRARLLPAELDAEVGELTVPAPVAASSEEQSPPR, from the coding sequence GTGGCGAGTGGTTACAAGGCCGCGGTGTCCACGCACGAGTCTCCCATTTCCGCGCAGGCGCGCATCGCCGAGCTCGAGGCGCTGTTGAGCGCCGAGAGGCAGCGCGCCGCGCAGTTGGAGAGGGAGCGGGACGTGCTGAAAGCCTCGCACGAGAGGCTGCGGCTGGAGTTGGAGTTACTCAAGCGCCGCCTCTTCATGGCCAAGGCGGAGCGGGTGGACACTCAGCAGTTGGAGTTGGAATTCGCCCAGAAGCTGCGCGCGCTGGAAGAGGTGGCCGGCACGCTGGGCATGGCCTCGGCGGAGGCGTCAGGCGGCGCGGGGGCGAAGCAGAAGTCCAAGCCCAAGGGCCGGCGGGACTTGAAGAGTCTGCCGCTGGAAGAGAGGCGGGTGGAGATTGCGGACCCTCTCTTCGACGAGCTGGTGGCCCAGGGGAAGGCGGAGAAAATCGGCTTCGAGGAGAGCTGCAAGCTGGCCTGGCAGCGCGGCGGTATGCGGCGCCTCGTCATCGCCCGGGTGAAGTACCGCACCGTGGGGGCCGACGGGGAGGCCACGCTGGCCTCGGCCATGGCGCCCAAGGAAGTCTTCTTCCGCTGCCTGGCGGCGCCCTCGCTGCTGGCCCACCTGGCCACCGAGAAGTACTGCGACGGACTGCCGTTGTTCCGCATGGAGAAGCGCCTGGCCCGCGACGGCGTGGCGGTGGACAGGGGGACGATGGCGCGGTGGCTGGAGGACATGGGCGCCACCCTGGGCACCACCGTGGTGGCCGCCATGCGCGAGGAGGCGCTGGCCACCGCCTTCTGCATCGCCACCGACGCCACGGGCGTGGCGGTGCAGCCGGCCCCCGCCGAGGGGCAGCGCCAGGCGTGCCGACGCGGCCACTACTTCGTCCAGGTAGTCGACAGGGACGCCGTCTTCTTCGAGTACACGCCGAAGGAGACGAGCGCCGCGGTGCTGGAGCTCTTCAAGGGCTTCAAGGGCTACGTGCAGGCCGACGCCAAGAGCGTCTACAACGCCCTCTTCCGACCCGCCGAGGACGCGCCCGCTGACGGCGAGGAGGGGGTGTGTCAGGAGGTGGCGTGCTGGGCGCACTGCCGCCGGGGCTTCTGGGAGGCGGCGATGGCCAAGGACGTCGTCGCCAGGGAGGGGCTGGCGCGCATCAGCCGCCTCTTCCAACTCGAAGACACGTGGAGGGACAAGCCCCCGGAGGAGATTCACCGGCTGAGGCATGCCCACCTGCGTGCACACGTGGACGCCTTCTTCGTCTGGGCCCAGGAAGAGTACGAGAAGGTGCGGGAGCAGCGCGGCCTCTTGCGCCGGGCCCTCGGCTACGCCCTGCGCCAGCGCGAGGCGCTGCGCTGCTTCCTCGACGACGGACGGCTGCTGCTTGAGAACAACCGCAGCGAGAGAGAGTTGAGGAGGATTGCCGTCGGACGCAAGGCTTGGCTCTTCGTCGGGAGCGATGACCATGCCGAGCGCGCCGGCCACCTCTTCACCCTCATCGCCACCGCGCGGCTGCACGGACTCGAGCCGGAGGCCTACCTGCGCGACGTCCTGCGCGTGCTGGCCTACTGGCCCCGCGAGCGCTACCTGGAACTCGCCCCCAAGTACTGGGCCGCCACGCGCGCTCGCCTCCTCCCCGCCGAACTCGACGCCGAGGTGGGCGAACTCACCGTCCCGGCGCCGGTTGCGGCCTCGTCCGAAGAGCAGTCGCCGCCGCGCTGA
- a CDS encoding phage baseplate assembly protein V, translated as MSTFDDDILAHDTRLLGMYVGYVTSRDDEAQLGRVRVCIPGVLEPESAWAWPLGTSGGGAKDTGFFAVPHVGAEVAVFFNQGDVDAPYYLSAHWGKPGGQSEVPEEAQVSPPDNRVLATPTFRVELDESAGKKKLKLTNRKTGDCLTFDAEENTVTLEATTALTLRAVGAISLEAAQVTIAGRVVRPIAEPI; from the coding sequence ATGAGCACCTTCGACGACGACATCCTCGCCCATGACACGCGCCTGCTCGGCATGTACGTGGGCTACGTCACCAGCCGCGACGACGAGGCACAGCTCGGCCGCGTCCGCGTGTGCATCCCCGGTGTCCTCGAGCCCGAGTCCGCCTGGGCCTGGCCCCTGGGCACCTCCGGCGGGGGCGCCAAGGACACGGGCTTCTTCGCGGTGCCGCACGTGGGCGCGGAGGTGGCCGTCTTCTTCAACCAGGGCGACGTCGACGCGCCCTACTACCTCAGCGCGCACTGGGGAAAGCCGGGCGGACAGAGCGAGGTGCCCGAAGAGGCCCAGGTGTCTCCGCCCGACAACCGCGTCCTCGCCACGCCCACCTTCCGCGTCGAGTTGGACGAGTCCGCGGGGAAGAAGAAGCTGAAGCTCACCAACCGGAAGACGGGCGACTGCCTCACCTTCGACGCGGAGGAGAACACCGTCACCCTGGAGGCCACCACCGCCCTCACCCTGCGCGCGGTCGGCGCCATCTCCCTGGAGGCGGCCCAAGTCACCATCGCCGGGCGTGTGGTGCGCCCCATTGCCGAGCCCATTTGA
- a CDS encoding GPW/gp25 family protein: protein MSRVLQNLLVPFGRDKKRDFASGTGAELLASKVRQVLLTEGTTPHSTGELPWRTSFGAGLSRLRHQRNDTVLAELARVYVRDALARWLPGVQLVQIRVEQDAAILTLHVRVREGDTAADFDVPLQRGP from the coding sequence ATGAGTCGAGTGCTCCAGAATCTCCTCGTCCCCTTCGGCCGAGACAAAAAGCGGGACTTCGCCTCCGGCACCGGGGCCGAGCTGCTCGCCTCGAAGGTGCGGCAGGTGCTGCTGACGGAAGGCACCACGCCCCACTCCACAGGCGAGCTCCCCTGGCGCACCAGCTTCGGCGCGGGCCTCTCGCGCCTTCGCCACCAGCGCAACGACACGGTGCTGGCGGAGCTGGCGCGCGTGTACGTCCGTGACGCGCTCGCGCGCTGGCTGCCTGGCGTCCAGCTCGTGCAGATCCGCGTCGAGCAGGACGCAGCCATACTGACGCTTCATGTGCGCGTGCGCGAGGGCGACACGGCAGCGGATTTCGACGTTCCCCTCCAGCGGGGACCTTGA
- the tnpB gene encoding IS66 family insertion sequence element accessory protein TnpB (TnpB, as the term is used for proteins encoded by IS66 family insertion elements, is considered an accessory protein, since TnpC, encoded by a neighboring gene, is a DDE family transposase.) — MIPHGVEIFLGLEPIDLRWGFERLSGLVEERLGRKPRSGALFVFFGKRRTALKVLFYDGTGLCLFYKRLDTGCFQVPRGLEEGATSLAVEEHVLEELLDGLRVEAPRRGPRPH, encoded by the coding sequence ATGATTCCGCACGGCGTCGAAATCTTCCTGGGCCTGGAGCCGATTGACTTGCGCTGGGGCTTCGAGCGGCTGTCGGGGTTGGTGGAGGAGAGGCTGGGACGCAAGCCGCGCAGCGGCGCCCTCTTCGTCTTCTTCGGCAAGCGGCGCACGGCGCTGAAGGTACTCTTCTACGACGGGACGGGGCTGTGCCTCTTCTACAAGCGGCTGGACACCGGCTGCTTCCAGGTGCCGCGAGGGTTGGAGGAAGGCGCTACCAGCCTGGCGGTGGAGGAGCACGTGCTGGAGGAGTTGCTGGACGGGCTGCGCGTGGAGGCGCCCAGGCGGGGCCCTCGCCCACATTGA
- a CDS encoding baseplate J/gp47 family protein, whose translation MEAFADVPLLPASTDYTHRDFDALRARLVALVKSVFPDWTDFDVASFGNLLLEMYAFVGDVLGFYQGHLARESRLVSATQRRNVIALARMLGYRLHGAQAATAEVELRLAQPPAAPVTFPAGTVVRTQEVTEAVRFQLLSSVTIPAGANPPRVLAVAEHSKTHTQLFDARGLADFEAHLDFAPYLDGSARVSTAQGAFTEVDTFLNSRANDAHFLVSVDQGDKATVRFGTGTNGLPPAGTVAVVYKTGGGAAGNVDAGRLVVLEGSFRDAHGHAVQVSVHNPAPASGGADRQTVASAKLLAPESLRALTRTVSREDFEINARRLPGVARALMLTSNEDASVGENAGILYVVPQGGGVPTPALKAQVLRQVTEVYPCTLTFQVSVQEPVYRRVDVSARLFLRQGASAQDVASRVRQALAVHFRVSEPDGTPNPRIDFGFNLKDAQGFPAGEVAWSDVFNVIRDVPGVRKLGDARMDLTLNGLPADVKLTVRELPVLGSVTLQDGDTGGLL comes from the coding sequence GTGGAGGCCTTCGCCGACGTGCCACTTCTGCCCGCGTCCACTGACTACACCCATCGCGACTTCGACGCCCTGCGCGCGCGCCTCGTGGCTCTCGTGAAGAGTGTCTTCCCGGACTGGACGGACTTCGACGTCGCCAGCTTCGGCAACCTGCTCCTGGAGATGTACGCCTTCGTCGGCGACGTCCTCGGCTTCTACCAGGGCCACCTCGCCCGCGAGTCGCGCCTCGTTTCGGCCACCCAGCGCCGCAACGTCATCGCCCTGGCGCGCATGCTGGGCTACCGGCTTCACGGTGCCCAGGCGGCCACGGCCGAGGTGGAGCTGCGCCTGGCCCAGCCTCCTGCAGCCCCCGTCACCTTCCCCGCCGGTACCGTCGTCCGCACCCAGGAGGTGACGGAGGCCGTCCGCTTCCAGCTCCTCTCGTCCGTCACCATTCCGGCCGGCGCCAACCCGCCGCGCGTCCTGGCCGTGGCCGAGCACTCGAAGACGCACACCCAGCTCTTCGACGCTCGCGGCCTCGCCGACTTCGAGGCGCACCTGGACTTCGCCCCCTACCTCGACGGCTCCGCCCGGGTGTCCACCGCCCAGGGTGCCTTCACCGAGGTGGACACCTTCCTCAACTCCCGCGCCAACGACGCTCACTTCCTCGTCTCGGTTGACCAGGGAGACAAGGCCACCGTCCGCTTCGGCACCGGCACCAACGGCCTGCCGCCCGCTGGCACCGTGGCGGTGGTGTACAAAACGGGTGGCGGCGCCGCCGGCAACGTGGACGCGGGGCGCCTCGTCGTCCTGGAGGGCAGCTTCCGCGACGCCCACGGCCACGCGGTGCAGGTGTCCGTCCACAACCCCGCCCCCGCCTCGGGCGGCGCGGACAGGCAGACGGTGGCCTCCGCGAAGCTGCTCGCCCCCGAGAGTCTCCGGGCCCTGACGCGCACCGTCTCCCGCGAGGACTTCGAAATCAACGCCCGGCGCCTGCCCGGCGTGGCGCGTGCCCTCATGCTGACGTCCAACGAGGACGCCTCCGTTGGCGAGAACGCCGGCATCCTCTACGTGGTGCCCCAGGGCGGCGGAGTCCCCACGCCAGCCCTCAAGGCCCAGGTGCTGCGGCAAGTCACCGAAGTCTACCCCTGCACCCTCACCTTCCAGGTCAGCGTCCAGGAGCCGGTGTACCGGCGCGTGGACGTCTCCGCGCGCCTCTTCCTGCGCCAGGGCGCTTCGGCCCAGGACGTCGCCTCGCGCGTTCGCCAGGCGCTCGCCGTGCACTTCCGCGTCAGCGAGCCGGACGGCACACCCAACCCGCGCATCGACTTCGGCTTCAACCTCAAGGACGCCCAGGGCTTCCCGGCCGGAGAGGTGGCCTGGTCCGACGTCTTCAACGTCATCCGCGACGTGCCCGGAGTGCGGAAGCTGGGCGACGCGCGCATGGACCTGACACTCAACGGCCTGCCCGCGGACGTGAAGCTGACGGTGCGGGAGCTGCCGGTGCTGGGCAGCGTCACCCTGCAGGACGGGGACACCGGAGGGCTCCTCTGA
- the tnpA gene encoding IS66 family insertion sequence element accessory protein TnpA produces the protein MANAELWKKRVEEWRTSGLSAEEYCRGKEFTPSPLYRWSSRLAKAGRGEEEAAVPLVRLVSSPARVEAAPGAGLVVIEAHGARVLVPAGADVATVGVALAALGAASRGGAR, from the coding sequence ATGGCGAATGCGGAGCTGTGGAAGAAGCGAGTGGAGGAGTGGCGCACCAGTGGGCTGAGCGCGGAGGAGTACTGCCGTGGGAAGGAGTTCACGCCCAGCCCGCTGTACCGGTGGTCGAGTCGACTGGCGAAGGCGGGGCGTGGAGAAGAGGAGGCGGCGGTGCCGCTGGTGAGGCTGGTTTCGTCCCCAGCCCGCGTCGAAGCCGCACCGGGTGCAGGACTCGTCGTCATTGAGGCACACGGGGCGCGGGTGCTGGTGCCGGCGGGGGCGGACGTGGCGACGGTGGGTGTAGCGCTGGCGGCGCTGGGTGCGGCGAGCCGGGGCGGGGCGCGATGA
- a CDS encoding phage late control D family protein: MTRPLDRSAPGVRLTLLAHEKARSGEPLSLEGRVLGLTFEDSATKADKLSLQLDNFDLALFDRAELVGGTVLEVSWGYPGLMAPPRRVVIKKLKGFQLLTVEGQALSALMHREAKARTWKGKTRAQVVREVAAEYGYEEDSVHVEDTGETFDTIHQAGETDARFLRRLAAREEFEFHVDDKGLTFGPRNQAAAPAQVLWWYADAGRGDILSVNVESELGRRVGKVDVRGRDAMAKANIEAESSSGTVERTTLADFLEVVDKRTGTTSLQLRNSTTSVQPTSASTPAQAQRESEARFRRAEAGTVKLSLQVVGNPALRAKSVVEVRGISSFLSGKYYVTEAKHVLSSSGYTTDLKLSRDGTGRRQQASPEKQGQPQGGQPNTSAPDTTGALKEVEAFERDTGTRYIEYRRDGQPIGVEDPEAGMSLPR, encoded by the coding sequence ATGACGCGGCCCCTCGACAGGAGCGCGCCTGGCGTGCGCCTCACGCTGCTGGCACACGAGAAGGCCCGCAGCGGTGAGCCCCTCTCCCTGGAGGGCCGTGTCCTCGGCCTCACCTTCGAGGACTCCGCGACGAAGGCCGACAAGCTGTCCCTCCAGTTGGACAACTTCGACCTGGCGCTCTTCGACAGGGCCGAGTTGGTGGGCGGCACGGTGCTGGAGGTGTCCTGGGGCTACCCGGGTCTCATGGCCCCGCCGCGGCGAGTCGTCATCAAGAAGCTGAAAGGCTTCCAACTCCTCACCGTCGAGGGCCAGGCGCTCTCCGCCCTCATGCACCGCGAGGCGAAGGCGCGCACCTGGAAGGGCAAGACGCGCGCTCAGGTGGTGCGCGAGGTGGCCGCCGAGTACGGCTACGAGGAGGACTCCGTCCACGTCGAGGACACCGGAGAGACCTTCGACACCATCCACCAGGCCGGGGAGACAGACGCGCGCTTTCTGCGGCGCCTGGCCGCGCGGGAGGAGTTCGAGTTCCACGTCGACGACAAGGGCCTCACCTTCGGCCCGCGTAACCAGGCCGCCGCGCCTGCCCAGGTGCTGTGGTGGTACGCCGACGCGGGCCGGGGCGACATCCTCTCCGTCAACGTCGAGTCGGAGCTGGGCCGCCGCGTGGGCAAGGTGGACGTGCGTGGCCGGGACGCCATGGCCAAGGCGAACATCGAGGCCGAGTCGAGCAGTGGCACGGTGGAGCGCACCACCCTCGCGGACTTCCTCGAGGTGGTGGACAAGCGCACGGGCACCACGTCGCTGCAGCTCCGCAACAGCACCACCAGCGTCCAGCCCACCTCCGCCTCGACACCTGCTCAAGCCCAGCGCGAGTCCGAGGCCCGCTTCCGACGCGCGGAAGCCGGCACGGTGAAGCTGTCCCTCCAGGTGGTGGGCAACCCCGCCTTGCGCGCCAAGTCCGTGGTGGAGGTGCGCGGCATCTCCAGCTTCCTCTCCGGGAAGTATTACGTCACCGAGGCGAAGCACGTCCTCTCCTCCTCCGGCTACACCACGGACTTGAAGCTGTCGCGCGACGGCACCGGCCGCCGGCAGCAAGCCAGCCCCGAGAAGCAAGGCCAGCCCCAGGGCGGCCAGCCCAACACCAGCGCGCCCGACACGACGGGGGCGCTGAAGGAAGTCGAGGCCTTCGAGAGGGACACCGGCACCCGGTACATCGAGTACCGCCGCGACGGGCAGCCCATCGGTGTCGAGGACCCCGAAGCCGGAATGAGTCTCCCCAGGTAG
- a CDS encoding peptidoglycan-binding protein, producing MSIAAGLARPPRCLLVNVLTGEAMECLFNPTQLTEKLQVNWNRLAVPGLSHQVLQFQGTSNRQLAGVEFYLDAFFATQQADASNIMAFRGFLRALTVPPAGTEGVLATTPPRVLVLWPGLLTVECVVASVEFQYRQLAVDGRVLVYTAIVTFEEVLDTRVTSEQLRQEVP from the coding sequence ATGTCCATCGCCGCCGGCCTTGCCCGTCCTCCGCGCTGCCTCCTCGTGAATGTCCTCACCGGCGAGGCCATGGAGTGCCTCTTCAACCCCACCCAGCTCACCGAGAAGCTCCAGGTGAATTGGAACCGCCTGGCGGTGCCTGGCCTCTCCCACCAGGTGCTCCAGTTTCAGGGCACCTCCAACCGGCAACTGGCAGGCGTGGAGTTCTACCTCGACGCCTTCTTCGCCACGCAGCAGGCCGACGCCTCCAACATCATGGCGTTCCGCGGCTTCCTGCGTGCCCTCACCGTGCCCCCGGCGGGCACCGAGGGTGTGCTGGCGACGACACCGCCGCGTGTCCTCGTCCTCTGGCCCGGCCTCCTCACCGTGGAGTGCGTCGTCGCCAGCGTGGAGTTCCAGTACCGCCAGCTCGCCGTGGACGGACGCGTCCTCGTCTACACCGCCATCGTCACCTTCGAGGAGGTGCTGGACACCCGCGTCACCTCCGAGCAGCTACGCCAGGAGGTGCCGTAG